Proteins encoded together in one Halalkaliarchaeum sp. AArc-CO window:
- a CDS encoding OsmC family protein translates to MAHLVEIPPTDGTPATVREWVAAVGDSLSAGDPIVDLAIDGTERTITAPVDGTLTHRLLSEDESAGPGSALAIVGSKEEPTVPERAVTADVDSDYAGTVTAGSFAWRIDSGDDLDGGTAPSPVDLFLGGLASCLAVSIAVQADIRNVELAGVSVDAAATPTDGSVESIALQVHLDPGDQSLEEAVLERIVTVGERTCHVAELLRADLPIDLSWEQA, encoded by the coding sequence ATGGCTCACCTCGTCGAGATCCCGCCTACAGACGGAACGCCCGCGACGGTACGCGAATGGGTCGCTGCCGTCGGCGACTCCCTTTCGGCGGGCGATCCGATCGTCGACCTCGCGATCGACGGAACCGAACGCACGATCACCGCACCCGTCGACGGGACCCTCACCCATCGCCTCCTGAGCGAGGACGAATCGGCAGGTCCTGGCTCGGCGCTCGCGATCGTCGGGTCGAAGGAGGAACCGACCGTCCCCGAGAGAGCCGTCACCGCCGACGTCGACTCCGACTACGCGGGAACGGTGACGGCTGGGTCGTTCGCCTGGCGGATCGACTCCGGCGACGACCTCGACGGAGGGACCGCCCCCTCGCCTGTCGATCTGTTCCTCGGGGGACTCGCCTCGTGTCTCGCCGTCTCGATCGCCGTCCAGGCAGACATCCGGAACGTCGAACTCGCCGGCGTCTCCGTCGACGCCGCCGCGACCCCCACTGACGGCTCCGTCGAGTCGATAGCCCTCCAGGTGCACCTCGACCCGGGCGACCAGTCTCTCGAGGAGGCCGTCCTCGAACGCATCGTGACGGTCGGCGAGCGAACCTGCCACGTGGCGGAGCTTCTCCGAGCGGACCTCCCGATCGACCTCTCCTGGGAGCAGGCGTGA
- a CDS encoding cyclophilin-like fold protein, whose product MASQDLAIEVDGRELAAGWIDDTPETRSAIADALPVSGDAARWGDELYFEIPVEVPAENARAQVPVGAVAYWPQGNALCLFWGPTPASDGSQPRAASPVNVVAELEDVSPLTDLEGGATVRVDLVE is encoded by the coding sequence ATGGCTTCTCAGGATCTCGCGATCGAAGTCGACGGGCGCGAACTCGCTGCCGGCTGGATCGACGACACACCGGAGACGCGGTCGGCGATCGCCGACGCGCTTCCGGTGTCCGGCGACGCTGCCCGATGGGGCGACGAATTGTACTTCGAGATTCCGGTGGAGGTTCCCGCCGAAAACGCCCGAGCGCAGGTGCCGGTCGGCGCGGTGGCCTACTGGCCGCAGGGGAACGCACTGTGTCTGTTCTGGGGGCCGACCCCCGCGAGCGACGGTTCCCAGCCGCGGGCCGCCTCGCCGGTGAACGTTGTCGCCGAACTCGAGGACGTGTCGCCGCTGACCGATCTGGAGGGCGGCGCAACGGTGCGGGTCGACCTAGTCGAGTGA
- a CDS encoding CheF family chemotaxis protein, with product MTGSIVADFRADVELSNWGEEAAGRARVVVTDEKIGFAADGTKRAIPLSDVFDIVQGVSPRTDAGTTGTVTLAFRAEGRRATASLSADVETLVKFQRLLYQQLLNGTEVVAKHRHSVGESESRSRAFRLVVTASTIRLERDEDEPIVIRRDDVTEFKTPADIFDGNDRKPVVVIYAETDGRVTKTSVSMPSFRSLNLFGRYLRADLLSTDAIGYASEREGTIELLLVDDDPHDLEMAELFLKQQSDRFSTTSVSSAAGGLDVLSDGADGDPGVDCIVSDYQMPGMDGIEFLKEARERYPELPFILYTGQGSEEVAKRAILDDVTDYVEKDVGLEQYEILAERVLQAVR from the coding sequence TTGACAGGATCTATCGTCGCGGACTTCCGGGCCGATGTCGAACTGAGCAACTGGGGGGAAGAGGCGGCCGGCCGAGCCCGGGTCGTCGTGACAGACGAGAAGATCGGGTTCGCCGCCGACGGGACGAAACGGGCGATCCCCCTCTCGGACGTCTTCGACATCGTACAGGGAGTCTCGCCCCGAACCGACGCGGGCACGACCGGAACCGTCACGCTCGCGTTTCGGGCGGAGGGACGCCGGGCCACCGCCTCGCTTAGCGCCGACGTGGAGACGCTGGTCAAGTTCCAGCGACTCCTCTATCAGCAGTTGCTAAACGGGACCGAAGTCGTCGCCAAGCACCGCCACAGCGTCGGCGAATCGGAATCCCGATCCCGAGCGTTCCGGTTGGTCGTCACTGCCTCCACGATCCGGCTGGAACGCGACGAGGACGAGCCGATCGTCATCCGCAGGGACGACGTCACCGAGTTCAAAACGCCGGCAGACATCTTCGACGGGAACGATCGGAAACCGGTCGTCGTCATCTACGCCGAAACCGACGGGCGAGTCACCAAAACGAGCGTCAGCATGCCGTCGTTCCGGAGTCTCAATCTCTTCGGACGATACCTCCGGGCGGATCTACTGTCGACCGACGCGATCGGATACGCCTCGGAGCGGGAGGGAACGATCGAACTCCTCCTGGTCGACGATGATCCACACGACCTGGAGATGGCGGAGCTGTTCTTGAAACAGCAGTCCGACCGGTTTTCGACCACGTCCGTGTCCAGCGCCGCAGGAGGACTGGACGTCCTCTCGGACGGGGCGGACGGTGATCCGGGAGTCGACTGTATCGTCAGCGACTACCAGATGCCGGGGATGGACGGGATCGAGTTCCTGAAGGAGGCCCGCGAGCGCTATCCGGAGCTTCCGTTCATCCTTTATACGGGCCAGGGGAGCGAGGAGGTGGCAAAGCGGGCGATCCTGGACGACGTCACCGACTACGTCGAAAAGGACGTCGGCCTCGAACAGTACGAAATCCTCGCGGAACGAGTTCTCCAGGCGGTTCGATAG
- a CDS encoding fructosamine kinase family protein encodes MEETTRTRIREVVDGEIDAVRELDGGMIGVVERVDLADGRTLVAKTGETPLSVEGRMLSYLRDRGLPVPTVHHANDELLLMDFIEGCSRLSPAIERDAAERLAALHDHGARGFGFPFDTLTGPVEQPNPWTDDWARFYIRHRVGHVLELSREAGTIDDALANRVEAAVDVAAAAIDRPVDPGLIHGDVWRTNLLASDGQLVAFLDPACYYADPEIELAYADWTGTFGEAFFDRYDEVRGIDPGFFERRRFVYRLYPLLVHVHLFGASYQSELGETLQRIHGMDDRT; translated from the coding sequence GTGGAGGAAACGACGCGAACGAGGATTCGGGAGGTGGTCGACGGCGAGATCGACGCCGTTCGGGAACTCGACGGGGGGATGATCGGCGTCGTCGAGCGCGTCGACCTCGCGGACGGCCGGACGCTGGTCGCCAAGACGGGCGAGACGCCGCTGTCGGTGGAGGGTCGAATGCTCTCGTATTTGCGTGATCGCGGGCTTCCGGTGCCGACCGTTCACCACGCGAACGACGAGCTCCTCCTCATGGATTTCATCGAGGGCTGTTCCCGGCTGTCGCCGGCGATCGAGCGTGACGCCGCCGAGCGACTGGCGGCGCTACACGACCACGGAGCCCGCGGGTTCGGGTTCCCGTTCGACACGCTAACCGGCCCGGTCGAACAGCCGAATCCCTGGACCGACGACTGGGCGCGCTTTTATATTCGTCACCGGGTGGGGCACGTGCTGGAACTGTCACGGGAGGCCGGGACGATCGACGACGCCCTGGCCAATCGCGTCGAGGCTGCCGTCGATGTGGCCGCAGCTGCAATCGACCGGCCCGTCGATCCGGGGTTGATTCACGGCGACGTCTGGCGGACGAACCTGCTCGCGAGCGACGGTCAACTCGTCGCGTTCCTGGACCCGGCCTGCTACTACGCGGATCCGGAAATCGAACTCGCGTACGCGGACTGGACCGGGACGTTCGGGGAGGCGTTCTTCGATCGATACGACGAGGTGCGCGGCATCGACCCGGGGTTCTTCGAGCGTCGTCGGTTCGTCTATCGGCTCTATCCGCTTTTGGTTCACGTCCACCTGTTCGGGGCGTCGTATCAGTCAGAGCTGGGCGAGACGCTCCAACGGATACACGGGATGGACGACCGGACGTGA
- a CDS encoding ATP-binding protein, with protein sequence MTSPVRVLYVGNDGEGRSVVERSLEGVDSEIEIREEPDAESALSRLVGGSGTVDCVVSAYHLPGIDGIEFRRELDRRSPAASVPFVLLVADGSEGIAAEALNAGVTGYVRRDAPGSVRRLEGCFRREVGSVRPTDDRDAVEPFGDCRAQLQWEQERIEEIRRVVSHDLRSPLNVAKGYLQHVSDGTGSLGESDGKHDESIRRAIAALDRLESFFDDLNALVRQGTPVENAEHLDLASVARSAWEETDDWARIDEGTESPGATLHTSGGLAELEAVVADPERLRGLFRELYQNAIEHGDPPVTIEIGVLPDGFYVADDGTGIPENRRDDVLEAGVSDRRKQTGFGLAAVRHIATAHGWELSVTESATGGARFELRGVTREGKSDGPGEPR encoded by the coding sequence ATGACTTCGCCGGTCCGCGTGTTGTACGTCGGAAACGACGGGGAGGGACGCTCCGTGGTCGAGAGGTCCCTCGAGGGAGTAGATTCGGAGATCGAAATCCGCGAGGAACCCGACGCGGAATCGGCGCTCTCTCGCCTGGTCGGTGGTTCCGGTACCGTCGACTGCGTCGTCAGCGCCTACCACCTGCCGGGCATCGACGGGATCGAGTTCCGTCGGGAACTGGACCGGCGATCCCCGGCAGCGTCCGTTCCGTTCGTCTTGCTCGTCGCTGACGGATCCGAGGGGATCGCCGCGGAGGCGCTCAACGCCGGTGTGACGGGGTACGTCCGACGGGACGCTCCGGGTTCAGTTCGTCGTCTCGAAGGGTGTTTCCGACGCGAAGTCGGCTCCGTTCGGCCGACCGACGATCGCGACGCGGTAGAGCCCTTCGGCGACTGTCGCGCCCAACTCCAGTGGGAGCAGGAACGCATCGAAGAGATCAGGCGGGTCGTTTCCCACGACCTCCGGAGCCCGCTGAACGTCGCGAAGGGGTATCTCCAGCACGTGTCGGACGGAACTGGCAGTCTCGGCGAGAGTGACGGGAAACACGACGAGTCGATTCGGCGGGCGATCGCAGCACTGGATCGTCTCGAATCGTTTTTCGACGACCTGAACGCGCTCGTCCGGCAGGGGACGCCGGTCGAGAACGCCGAACATCTGGATCTGGCGTCGGTCGCCCGATCGGCCTGGGAGGAAACCGACGACTGGGCGAGGATCGACGAGGGCACCGAATCTCCGGGGGCAACCCTCCACACATCCGGGGGGCTCGCCGAACTGGAGGCCGTCGTTGCCGACCCCGAGCGCCTCCGTGGGCTGTTCCGGGAACTGTATCAAAATGCGATCGAACACGGCGATCCGCCGGTGACGATCGAGATCGGCGTACTCCCCGACGGATTTTACGTCGCGGACGACGGGACGGGGATCCCCGAAAACAGGCGGGATGACGTGCTTGAGGCGGGGGTGTCCGATCGCCGGAAACAGACGGGATTCGGGCTGGCGGCGGTGCGACACATCGCGACCGCTCACGGGTGGGAACTGTCGGTCACAGAGAGTGCAACCGGTGGAGCACGATTCGAGTTACGGGGCGTCACCCGGGAGGGAAAAAGCGACGGTCCCGGAGAACCGAGGTAG